In a single window of the Terrirubrum flagellatum genome:
- a CDS encoding GIY-YIG nuclease family protein, which produces MMRDFAVYIMATRKGGPIYIGVTNDLVRRIHEHKSGEDRGFTWKYNIHRLVYYETFGRADDAILREKQLKRWRRAWKDALIEKDNPDWRDLADELTP; this is translated from the coding sequence ATGATGCGCGACTTCGCAGTCTACATCATGGCGACAAGAAAAGGCGGACCAATTTATATCGGCGTTACCAATGATCTGGTGCGTCGAATTCACGAACACAAATCGGGAGAAGATCGAGGCTTTACCTGGAAATACAACATTCATCGGCTCGTTTATTATGAGACGTTTGGTCGGGCTGATGATGCGATTTTGCGGGAGAAACAGTTGAAGCGTTGGCGCAGAGCCTGGAAAGATGCGTTGATCGAGAAAGACAATCCCGATTGGCGCGATCTTGCAGACGAGCTGACGCCTTAG
- a CDS encoding glutamate synthase subunit beta, which translates to MGKVTGFLEIDRRDRRYAPASDRIRHYREFIIPLSEEGTRDQAARCMNCGIPYCHNGCPVNNQIPDWNDLVYNGEWEEASRNLHSTNNFPEFTGRVCPAPCEASCTLNIEDTPVTIKTIECAIVDRGWKEGWVKPMPPTVKSGKKVAVIGSGPAGLAAAQQLARAGHEVHVYEKYRKAGGLLRYGIPDFKMEKHLIDRRVAQMEAEGVVFHYEEHIGVTRPAKEIVDAHDAVILSGGSEKSRDLPIEGRDLAGIHFAMDFLPQQNRRVSEEQNDNVQPILAGGKRVVVIGGGDTGSDCIGTSVRQGALSVVQLEIMPRPPEKENKPLVWPNWPLKLRTSSSHEEGADRDFAVSTVKFTGAKGHVKKLHCTRLDAKMQPVPGTEFEINADLVLLAMGFVHPVHDGMLDELALNRDARGNVLANTLDYKSSGDKVFACGDMRRGQSLVVWAIREGRQAARSVDQFLMGSTVLPR; encoded by the coding sequence ATGGGCAAGGTCACAGGCTTCCTCGAGATCGATCGTCGCGACCGGCGCTATGCGCCGGCGTCGGATCGCATTCGCCATTATCGCGAGTTCATCATTCCGCTGTCGGAAGAAGGTACGCGCGATCAGGCCGCGCGCTGCATGAATTGCGGCATTCCCTACTGCCACAATGGCTGCCCGGTGAATAACCAGATCCCGGACTGGAATGACCTCGTCTATAACGGCGAATGGGAAGAAGCGTCGCGCAATCTTCATTCGACGAATAATTTTCCTGAATTCACCGGCCGCGTCTGCCCGGCGCCATGCGAAGCCTCCTGCACGCTCAATATCGAGGACACGCCGGTCACCATCAAGACGATCGAATGCGCCATCGTCGATCGCGGCTGGAAGGAAGGCTGGGTGAAGCCCATGCCGCCGACCGTGAAGAGCGGCAAGAAGGTCGCCGTCATCGGCTCAGGGCCTGCCGGCCTCGCCGCCGCGCAGCAGCTCGCGCGCGCCGGCCATGAAGTTCATGTCTACGAGAAATATCGCAAGGCCGGCGGGTTGCTGCGTTATGGCATTCCCGACTTCAAGATGGAGAAGCATCTGATCGACCGCCGCGTCGCGCAGATGGAGGCGGAAGGCGTCGTGTTCCACTATGAGGAGCATATCGGCGTCACGCGGCCGGCGAAGGAGATCGTCGACGCGCATGATGCGGTGATTCTGTCGGGTGGCTCGGAAAAGTCGCGCGATCTGCCGATCGAGGGCCGCGATCTCGCCGGCATCCATTTCGCGATGGATTTCCTGCCGCAGCAGAACCGGCGCGTCAGCGAAGAGCAGAACGATAACGTCCAGCCGATCCTCGCGGGCGGGAAGCGCGTCGTCGTCATCGGTGGCGGCGATACGGGCTCGGATTGCATCGGCACATCGGTGCGTCAGGGCGCGCTCTCCGTCGTGCAGCTCGAAATCATGCCGCGGCCGCCGGAGAAGGAGAACAAGCCGCTGGTCTGGCCGAACTGGCCGTTGAAGCTGCGCACATCGTCCTCGCATGAGGAGGGCGCCGATCGCGACTTCGCGGTGTCGACAGTGAAGTTCACCGGCGCCAAGGGCCATGTGAAGAAGCTGCATTGCACGCGTCTCGATGCGAAGATGCAGCCTGTTCCCGGAACGGAGTTCGAGATCAACGCCGATCTCGTACTGCTCGCCATGGGCTTCGTGCATCCCGTTCATGACGGCATGCTCGATGAGCTCGCGCTCAATCGCGACGCGCGCGGCAACGTGCTCGCCAATACGCTCGACTATAAGTCGAGCGGCGACAAGGTGTTCGCGTGCGGCGACATGCGGCGCGGCCAGTCGCTGGTGGTGTGGGCGATCCGCGAAGGCCGCCAGGCGGCGCGCTCGGTCGATCAATTTCTCATGGGATCGACGGTTCTGCCGCGCTGA
- a CDS encoding sulfite exporter TauE/SafE family protein, whose protein sequence is MPDFFSHPSFWVAGLLAVILCGLSKGGFTGIAMLATPILSLALPPLQAAAILLPVLMVQDVFGILSFRREFDREGLIVLGVGSVIGITVATVFAKVLPIAALTLLLGVIALVFGAQWWIRRWRGVVEGPPKRAPKPAGVFWGAMCGVTSFIAHVGAPPAQVYLMPLKLTPAVFAGTMTWLFWGINIIKLGPYIALGMLTKETLIASAALVPVAAASIVIGIRIVRIMPAARFYPIIYSLLLIAGAKLCWDGIAGLMRI, encoded by the coding sequence ATGCCCGATTTCTTTTCGCACCCGTCCTTCTGGGTGGCGGGACTTCTCGCCGTCATTCTCTGCGGTTTGTCGAAGGGCGGCTTCACCGGCATCGCCATGCTGGCGACGCCGATCCTGTCGCTCGCGCTGCCGCCCTTGCAGGCGGCGGCGATCCTGCTGCCGGTGCTGATGGTGCAGGATGTCTTCGGCATTTTGTCCTTCAGGCGTGAATTCGACAGGGAGGGACTGATCGTTCTTGGCGTCGGATCGGTGATCGGGATCACGGTCGCAACAGTGTTCGCGAAGGTCTTGCCGATCGCGGCGCTCACTTTGCTGCTTGGCGTGATCGCGCTTGTCTTCGGAGCGCAATGGTGGATCAGGCGCTGGCGCGGCGTGGTCGAAGGTCCACCGAAGCGCGCGCCCAAGCCCGCGGGCGTGTTCTGGGGCGCGATGTGTGGCGTGACAAGCTTCATCGCCCATGTCGGTGCGCCGCCTGCGCAGGTTTATCTCATGCCGCTGAAGCTGACGCCGGCTGTTTTCGCCGGCACGATGACTTGGCTCTTCTGGGGCATCAACATCATCAAGCTTGGCCCCTACATCGCGCTTGGCATGCTGACGAAGGAGACCTTGATCGCGTCGGCGGCGCTTGTTCCCGTCGCGGCGGCCTCAATCGTGATCGGCATCCGCATTGTCAGGATCATGCCGGCGGCGCGGTTCTATCCCATCATCTACTCGCTGCTGCTCATCGCAGGCGCGAAATTGTGCTGGGATGGAATCGCCGGGCTCATGCGCATCTAG
- a CDS encoding acyl-CoA synthetase has translation MSIHSYENGLPKTPANFQPLTPLTYLERAAFVFPDHVAIIHGGLRRNYRDFYARSRRLASALSKRGIGKGDSVSVMLANTPAMLECHYGVPMTNAVLNTLNTRLDAAVLAFSLDHAEAKVLIVDREFSKVMKEALALAKAKPIIIDYDDPEFIGAGERIGEIEYEDFVATGESDYAWHMPDDEWDAISLNYTSGTTGDPKGVVYHHRGAALLAQGNVLTGGMGKHPVYLWTLPMFHCNGWCFPWSISVVAGTHVCLRYVRAKAMFDALADHKVTHLCGAPIVMATLLNAPAAEKRPLPHVVQFFTAAAPPPEAVLAGMVGAGFNVTHLYGLTETYGPAVVNDWNESWNALDPSARAAKKARQGVRYLALDGLDVMDPETMAPVPADGETMGEVMFRGNVVMKGYLKNRAATEKALAGGWFHSGDLGVKHPDGYIQLKDRSKDIIISGGENISSIEVEDALYKHPAVQTAGVVAKPDEKWGETPCAFVELKPGATATEAEIIAWCRQNLASYKIPRHVVFAEIPKTSTGKIQKFKLREMAKSA, from the coding sequence ATGTCGATCCATTCCTACGAAAACGGGTTGCCGAAGACGCCGGCGAATTTCCAGCCGCTGACGCCGCTGACTTATCTTGAGCGCGCGGCCTTCGTTTTTCCCGATCATGTCGCGATCATCCATGGCGGGCTGCGGCGCAATTATCGCGATTTCTATGCGCGCTCGCGCCGGCTTGCTTCGGCCTTGTCGAAACGCGGGATCGGCAAGGGCGACTCTGTTTCAGTGATGCTGGCGAATACGCCGGCGATGCTCGAATGCCACTACGGCGTTCCCATGACGAACGCGGTGCTGAATACGCTGAACACGCGCCTCGATGCGGCCGTGCTCGCTTTCTCGCTCGACCACGCGGAAGCCAAGGTTCTCATCGTCGATCGGGAATTCTCGAAGGTGATGAAGGAGGCGCTGGCGCTCGCAAAGGCGAAGCCCATCATCATCGACTATGACGATCCGGAATTCATCGGCGCCGGCGAGCGCATCGGCGAGATCGAATATGAGGATTTCGTCGCGACCGGGGAGTCTGATTACGCCTGGCATATGCCTGATGATGAATGGGACGCGATCTCGCTCAATTACACCTCGGGCACGACGGGCGATCCCAAAGGCGTCGTTTATCACCATCGCGGCGCGGCGCTGCTGGCGCAGGGCAATGTGCTCACCGGCGGCATGGGCAAGCATCCCGTCTATCTCTGGACGCTGCCGATGTTCCACTGCAACGGCTGGTGCTTCCCATGGTCGATCTCGGTCGTGGCGGGAACGCATGTCTGCCTGCGCTATGTGCGCGCGAAGGCGATGTTCGACGCGCTGGCCGATCACAAGGTCACACATCTCTGCGGCGCGCCGATCGTGATGGCGACCCTGCTCAACGCGCCCGCTGCGGAGAAGCGGCCGCTGCCGCATGTGGTGCAGTTTTTCACCGCCGCAGCGCCGCCGCCGGAAGCGGTGTTGGCGGGCATGGTCGGCGCCGGATTCAACGTGACGCATCTCTACGGCCTCACCGAAACCTATGGTCCGGCAGTGGTGAACGACTGGAACGAGTCGTGGAATGCGCTCGATCCTTCAGCGCGCGCAGCGAAGAAAGCGCGGCAGGGCGTGCGCTATCTCGCGCTCGATGGACTCGATGTGATGGATCCTGAAACCATGGCGCCCGTTCCCGCCGATGGCGAGACCATGGGCGAGGTGATGTTCCGCGGCAACGTCGTGATGAAGGGCTATCTCAAGAACCGCGCCGCGACCGAGAAGGCGCTTGCTGGCGGCTGGTTCCACTCCGGCGATCTCGGGGTGAAGCATCCCGACGGCTATATCCAGCTCAAGGACCGTTCGAAGGACATCATCATTTCGGGCGGCGAGAATATCTCTTCGATCGAGGTCGAGGATGCGCTCTACAAGCATCCGGCGGTGCAGACGGCGGGCGTTGTCGCCAAGCCTGACGAGAAATGGGGCGAGACGCCTTGCGCTTTCGTGGAATTGAAGCCCGGCGCGACCGCGACGGAAGCGGAGATCATCGCCTGGTGCCGGCAGAATCTCGCCTCCTACAAGATTCCGCGCCATGTGGTGTTCGCGGAGATCCCGAAGACCTCGACGGGCAAGATTCAAAAGTTCAAACTGCGCGAGATGGCCAAAAGCGCTTGA
- a CDS encoding DUF3445 domain-containing protein: protein MEPTPLRYTPYDGSRRPFSIGLEPLDRTRWIEPDALLLDELAQKDQLIAEKRDVVFIERWDTRASQMEVRDALVEYLLAHHSGRFRREADVIVIDDSRRVALGEDAPLIAASKIVQDDLCIMRRESDGWRLVAASLCFPSSWSLREKFDLPMEAIHAHVPGFPGQMGARVSRIFDNLKIDMPVWRLNWSIYSDGELHHPESKSGPRQWTGVGAFAANAFVRVERQTLARMPLSGDILFTIRVYADPVTAFRSHPRGRELASSLSAQLQSLDELQLRYKNLLSDRDRAVAALAALV, encoded by the coding sequence ATGGAGCCGACGCCCCTTCGCTATACGCCCTATGACGGGTCGCGGCGGCCTTTCTCCATCGGGCTCGAGCCTCTTGATCGCACGCGCTGGATCGAGCCCGACGCATTGCTGCTCGATGAGCTTGCGCAGAAGGACCAGCTGATCGCGGAGAAGCGCGACGTCGTTTTCATCGAGCGCTGGGATACGCGCGCGTCGCAGATGGAAGTTCGTGACGCGCTTGTGGAATATCTTCTGGCGCATCATTCCGGACGCTTCCGCCGCGAAGCCGACGTCATTGTCATTGACGATTCACGTCGCGTTGCGCTTGGTGAGGACGCGCCGCTGATCGCCGCATCAAAGATCGTGCAAGACGATCTCTGCATCATGCGCAGGGAGAGCGACGGTTGGCGCCTCGTCGCGGCGTCCCTCTGTTTTCCCTCAAGCTGGTCGCTCCGCGAGAAATTCGACCTGCCGATGGAGGCGATCCACGCGCACGTGCCGGGATTTCCAGGTCAGATGGGCGCGCGCGTCTCGCGTATTTTCGACAATCTCAAGATCGATATGCCGGTCTGGCGACTGAACTGGTCGATCTACAGCGATGGCGAGCTTCATCATCCCGAAAGCAAGTCGGGGCCGCGGCAATGGACGGGCGTCGGCGCCTTCGCCGCAAACGCCTTCGTGCGCGTCGAGCGGCAGACGCTGGCGCGCATGCCCTTGTCCGGCGACATCCTGTTTACGATCCGCGTCTATGCCGATCCGGTCACGGCGTTCCGTTCTCATCCGCGAGGAAGGGAGCTCGCCTCGTCGCTCAGTGCGCAGCTTCAATCGCTCGATGAACTGCAATTGCGTTACAAGAATCTGTTGAGCGATCGCGACAGGGCAGTGGCGGCGCTGGCCGCGCTGGTTTGA
- a CDS encoding ABC1 kinase family protein, whose translation MPPQDPEQNRLSARAARYARVGANVGGVAARIVGARLFGGGDASDRRNAAALTSALGGLKGPIMKVAQLMATIPDLLPPEYAEELQKLQAEAPPMGAAFVKRRMQSELGPDWQSRFAQFDLKPAAAASLGQVHRATSLEGAALACKLQYPDMQSAVEADLSQLEILFSIHRRMNPVIDTREAAKEIAARVREELDYEREGKHAALYADMLHDEPLVRVPGVHPNLSTRRLITLDWLKGEKLLNFRQADQQTRNLLATAMFKAWWLPFSRFGVIHGDPHLGNYTVFREGDADGAPPAGINLLDYGCIRIFPVQFVGGVVDLYRGLLEGDDARVVHAYEVWGFKKLQRDVIDVLNIWARFIYGPLLDDRVRSIADGVKPSEYGRREAFRVHQALKEKGPVTIPQEFVFMDRAAIGLGGVFLHLAAELNFHRMFEAAIEDFSIEAIAERQNAALKAASLS comes from the coding sequence ATGCCCCCTCAGGATCCCGAGCAGAACCGGCTTTCGGCCCGCGCGGCGCGCTATGCGCGCGTTGGCGCCAATGTCGGCGGCGTCGCGGCGCGCATCGTGGGGGCGCGGCTCTTCGGCGGCGGGGATGCGTCGGATCGTCGCAACGCGGCGGCGCTGACGTCGGCGCTCGGCGGCCTGAAAGGCCCGATCATGAAGGTGGCGCAGCTCATGGCCACCATTCCCGATCTCCTGCCGCCAGAATACGCCGAGGAATTGCAGAAATTGCAAGCCGAGGCGCCGCCGATGGGCGCGGCTTTCGTCAAGCGGCGCATGCAATCGGAACTCGGACCTGACTGGCAGTCGCGCTTCGCGCAATTTGATCTGAAGCCGGCCGCCGCAGCTTCGCTCGGCCAGGTGCATCGCGCGACGAGCCTCGAAGGCGCGGCGCTCGCCTGCAAGCTGCAATATCCCGACATGCAGTCGGCGGTCGAAGCAGACCTAAGCCAGCTCGAAATCCTGTTCTCGATTCATCGCCGGATGAATCCCGTGATCGACACGCGCGAGGCAGCGAAGGAGATCGCCGCGCGCGTGCGCGAGGAGCTCGACTATGAGCGTGAGGGAAAGCATGCGGCGCTCTATGCCGACATGCTGCATGACGAGCCGCTGGTGCGCGTGCCCGGCGTGCATCCCAATCTCTCGACGCGGCGGCTCATCACGCTTGACTGGCTGAAGGGTGAGAAGCTGCTGAATTTCAGGCAAGCGGATCAGCAGACGCGCAACTTGCTGGCGACGGCGATGTTCAAGGCGTGGTGGCTGCCTTTCAGCCGCTTCGGCGTCATCCATGGCGATCCGCATCTCGGCAACTACACCGTGTTTCGCGAAGGCGACGCCGATGGCGCGCCTCCCGCCGGCATCAATCTGCTGGATTATGGCTGCATCCGCATTTTCCCGGTGCAGTTTGTCGGGGGCGTGGTCGATCTCTATCGCGGGCTGCTCGAGGGCGACGATGCGCGCGTGGTGCACGCCTATGAAGTCTGGGGTTTCAAGAAACTGCAGCGCGACGTGATCGACGTGCTGAATATCTGGGCGCGCTTCATCTATGGGCCGCTGCTTGATGATCGTGTGCGCAGCATCGCTGATGGCGTGAAGCCGTCTGAATATGGCCGGCGCGAGGCCTTCCGCGTGCATCAGGCGTTGAAGGAGAAGGGTCCCGTCACGATCCCGCAGGAATTCGTGTTCATGGATCGCGCCGCGATCGGACTTGGCGGCGTATTTCTGCATCTGGCGGCGGAACTCAATTTCCACCGCATGTTCGAAGCGGCGATCGAGGATTTCTCGATCGAAGCGATCGCGGAGCGCCAGAATGCGGCGCTCAAAGCGGCCAGCCTAAGCTGA
- a CDS encoding NAD-dependent epimerase/dehydratase family protein, translated as MKVLIFGATGMIGQAALRECQHDPDVEEVLTVGRNATGQKDAKLSEIVHADLFDLSFVAAKLSGYDACFFCLGVSSFGMDEVRYRRLTYDLTISVAELLATLNPAMTFLYVSGRGTDSTQRGRVMWARIKGETENALMRLPFKAAYMFRPGAVQPKHGVVSKTLIYRAAYAAIGFLLPALRTIAPNLVTASDEMGRAMLKIARNGHAKPILESEDINRV; from the coding sequence TTGAAAGTCCTTATCTTCGGCGCCACGGGCATGATCGGTCAGGCCGCGCTGCGCGAATGCCAGCATGATCCGGATGTCGAAGAGGTTTTGACGGTTGGCCGCAATGCGACCGGCCAGAAGGACGCGAAGCTGAGCGAGATCGTCCACGCCGACCTGTTCGATCTTTCGTTCGTCGCGGCGAAGCTTTCGGGATATGACGCCTGCTTCTTCTGCCTCGGCGTTTCTTCATTCGGCATGGACGAAGTGCGCTATCGGCGTCTCACTTACGATCTGACGATCAGCGTCGCGGAACTGTTGGCGACGCTCAATCCGGCGATGACTTTCCTGTATGTGTCCGGACGGGGAACGGACAGCACGCAGCGAGGCCGCGTGATGTGGGCGCGGATCAAAGGCGAGACCGAAAATGCGTTGATGCGCTTGCCTTTCAAGGCGGCTTACATGTTTCGCCCCGGAGCCGTGCAACCGAAGCATGGGGTTGTGTCGAAAACGTTGATCTATCGTGCGGCTTACGCGGCGATTGGTTTTCTGCTGCCGGCCTTGCGGACAATCGCGCCCAATCTTGTCACGGCGTCGGACGAGATGGGGCGCGCGATGCTGAAGATCGCTAGAAACGGCCATGCGAAGCCGATCCTGGAGAGCGAGGATATCAATCGCGTCTGA
- a CDS encoding NAD(P)H-dependent oxidoreductase: MSGPCNVAVIVGSLRKESFNRKMAHALAALAPEPLKLSIVEIGDLSLYNQDLDASPPAAWVAFRDRIRASNAVLFVTPEYNRSVPGVLKNAIDIGSRPYGSSAWSGKPCAVVSVSPGAIGGFGANHHLRQSLVFLNMPAMTQPEAYIGGAAQLFDDTGGIAKDDTRKFLTSFMEGYAKWVEANGGK, encoded by the coding sequence ATGAGCGGACCATGCAACGTCGCCGTCATCGTCGGCAGCCTTCGCAAGGAATCCTTCAATCGCAAGATGGCGCACGCGCTGGCGGCGCTCGCGCCGGAGCCGCTGAAGCTCTCCATTGTCGAGATCGGCGATCTCTCGCTCTACAATCAGGATCTCGACGCGTCGCCGCCCGCGGCGTGGGTCGCGTTCCGCGACCGCATCAGAGCGTCCAACGCCGTTTTGTTCGTGACGCCGGAATATAACCGCTCTGTTCCCGGCGTGCTGAAGAACGCGATCGATATCGGCTCGCGTCCCTACGGATCGAGCGCCTGGAGCGGCAAACCCTGCGCGGTGGTCAGCGTCTCTCCCGGCGCGATCGGCGGATTCGGCGCCAATCATCATCTCAGGCAGTCGCTCGTCTTCCTCAACATGCCGGCGATGACGCAGCCGGAAGCCTATATCGGCGGCGCGGCGCAGCTCTTCGACGACACGGGTGGAATCGCGAAGGACGACACGCGCAAATTTCTCACAAGCTTCATGGAAGGCTACGCAAAGTGGGTGGAGGCGAACGGCGGGAAATAG
- a CDS encoding aa3-type cytochrome c oxidase subunit IV produces MADHGQAQTADGHPDMDYAEHESTYNGFLVFVKWGIIVNCAILIGMAVFLL; encoded by the coding sequence ATGGCGGATCACGGGCAGGCGCAGACGGCGGACGGGCATCCGGACATGGACTACGCCGAGCATGAGAGCACCTACAACGGCTTCCTCGTTTTCGTGAAATGGGGAATTATCGTGAATTGCGCCATTCTTATCGGGATGGCCGTTTTCCTCCTCTGA
- a CDS encoding Re/Si-specific NAD(P)(+) transhydrogenase subunit alpha yields the protein MRVAVPLETDANEGRVAATPETVKRFAGLGASVVVQAGAGLKSGIIDTDYQSVGATIASSAEETFRDADVVLKVRRPTAEEMGFMKPGAFVVATMDPYGQNDALAAMAKAGVAGFAMEFMPRITRAQVMDVLSSQANLAGYRAVIDGAAEYGRALPMMMTAAGTVPAAKIFIMGVGVAGLQAIATAKRLGAVVTATDVRPATKEQVESLGGKFLAVEDEEFKQAQTTGGYAKEMSKEYQAKQAELVASHIAKQDIVITTALIPGRPAPKLVSAAMVESMRPGSVIVDLAVERGGNCDLAIPGQIATTRNGVKIVGHLNVAGRLAATASQLYAKNLFAFVETMIDKETKSLKPNWDDELVKATLLTRDGAVVHPNFQPKAA from the coding sequence ATGCGCGTCGCCGTCCCGCTAGAAACGGATGCGAATGAGGGCCGCGTCGCGGCCACTCCGGAAACCGTGAAGCGCTTTGCGGGACTCGGCGCCAGCGTCGTGGTCCAGGCGGGCGCTGGCCTCAAGTCTGGAATCATCGACACCGACTATCAGTCAGTAGGCGCAACCATCGCATCGAGCGCCGAAGAGACGTTCAGGGATGCGGACGTCGTTCTCAAGGTGCGCCGGCCAACTGCCGAAGAGATGGGCTTTATGAAGCCCGGCGCGTTCGTCGTCGCGACGATGGACCCCTATGGGCAGAACGATGCGTTGGCCGCCATGGCGAAAGCCGGCGTCGCGGGTTTCGCCATGGAGTTCATGCCACGCATCACACGCGCGCAGGTGATGGATGTGCTCTCAAGCCAGGCCAACCTCGCGGGCTATCGCGCCGTGATCGACGGCGCCGCTGAATATGGCCGGGCGCTGCCGATGATGATGACGGCGGCGGGCACGGTTCCCGCGGCGAAGATTTTCATCATGGGCGTCGGCGTCGCGGGTCTGCAGGCGATCGCCACCGCGAAGCGTCTCGGCGCGGTGGTGACGGCGACCGACGTCAGGCCGGCGACGAAGGAGCAGGTCGAGTCGCTCGGCGGCAAGTTCCTCGCTGTCGAGGATGAAGAATTCAAGCAGGCGCAGACCACCGGCGGCTACGCCAAGGAGATGTCGAAGGAGTATCAGGCCAAGCAGGCCGAGCTCGTCGCGTCGCACATCGCCAAGCAGGACATCGTGATCACCACGGCGCTCATCCCCGGCCGTCCGGCGCCGAAACTCGTTTCCGCCGCGATGGTGGAATCGATGCGGCCGGGCTCGGTGATCGTTGATCTCGCGGTCGAGCGCGGCGGCAATTGCGATCTCGCCATCCCCGGACAGATCGCGACGACACGCAATGGCGTGAAGATCGTCGGCCACCTCAACGTCGCCGGTCGGCTCGCGGCGACGGCGTCGCAGCTCTACGCCAAGAACCTCTTCGCGTTCGTCGAGACGATGATCGACAAGGAGACCAAGTCGCTGAAACCCAACTGGGATGACGAACTCGTCAAGGCGACGCTGCTGACCAGGGACGGCGCTGTCGTCCATCCGAACTTCCAGCCAAAAGCGGCTTGA
- a CDS encoding NAD(P) transhydrogenase subunit alpha — protein MATPEQAMQQVRDAQEALRVGIAKGQAALDALQSVDAGLVAHAATGGVVDPFVFRFAIFVLAIFVGYYVVWSVTPALHTPLMSVTNAISSVIVVGALLAVGVSAAPALGDGPLWARVLGFFALIFASVNIFGGFLVTERMLAMYKKKG, from the coding sequence ATGGCGACTCCCGAACAGGCGATGCAGCAGGTCCGCGACGCGCAGGAGGCGTTGCGCGTCGGCATCGCAAAAGGCCAGGCCGCGCTCGACGCGCTGCAAAGCGTGGACGCCGGTCTCGTCGCACACGCCGCGACGGGCGGCGTCGTCGATCCCTTCGTCTTCCGCTTCGCGATCTTCGTGCTGGCGATCTTCGTCGGCTATTACGTCGTCTGGTCGGTGACGCCTGCGCTCCATACGCCGCTGATGTCGGTGACCAACGCAATCTCCTCGGTGATCGTCGTCGGCGCGTTGCTCGCTGTCGGCGTGTCGGCCGCGCCAGCTCTTGGCGATGGCCCGCTCTGGGCGCGTGTGCTCGGCTTCTTCGCGCTTATCTTCGCGTCCGTGAACATCTTCGGCGGCTTCCTCGTCACCGAACGCATGCTCGCGATGTACAAGAAGAAGGGGTGA